The Streptomyces puniciscabiei genome contains a region encoding:
- a CDS encoding ABC transporter substrate-binding protein, with protein sequence MRLTRTLRTAACAAALLLAAACDSSGSGSSSAAGLNPPDLKAPTKLGKTEGQVNLVAWAGYVEDGSNDPKVNWVGDFEKQTGCQVHSKVAASSDEMVKLMKTGEYDAVSASGDASLRLIAAGDAAPVNTALVPNYKDVFSGLKDGAWNSVKGQMYGIPHGRGANLLMYNTEKVRPAPTSWSAVFDDASRYKGHVTAYDSPIYIADAALYLKATKPELQIKDPYALDQKQFDAAVALLKEQNKNVGEYWSDYLKEVSAFKSGDSVVGTTWQVIANLAASEGAKVKALVPKEGSTGWSDTWMVYSKAKHPNCAYRWLNWIVSPKVNAQVAEYFGEAPANSKACAETSDKNFCTVYHAADESYWKKIAFWNTPIEQCLDGRKDVKCVPYAKWVQAWTEIKG encoded by the coding sequence GTGCGCCTCACCCGTACCCTGCGCACCGCGGCCTGCGCCGCCGCGCTGCTGCTCGCCGCCGCCTGTGACTCCTCCGGCTCGGGCAGCTCGTCCGCTGCCGGCCTCAACCCGCCCGACCTCAAGGCCCCGACGAAGCTCGGCAAGACGGAGGGCCAGGTCAATCTGGTCGCCTGGGCCGGCTACGTCGAGGACGGCTCCAACGACCCCAAGGTCAACTGGGTCGGCGACTTCGAGAAGCAGACGGGCTGCCAGGTCCACTCCAAGGTCGCCGCCAGCTCGGACGAGATGGTCAAGCTGATGAAGACCGGCGAGTACGACGCCGTCTCCGCCTCCGGCGACGCCTCCCTGCGCCTGATCGCCGCCGGCGACGCCGCCCCGGTCAACACCGCCCTGGTCCCCAACTACAAGGACGTCTTCAGCGGATTGAAGGACGGCGCCTGGAACTCGGTGAAGGGGCAGATGTACGGCATCCCGCACGGCCGGGGCGCCAACCTGCTGATGTACAACACCGAGAAGGTCAGGCCCGCGCCCACCTCCTGGTCCGCCGTCTTCGACGACGCCTCCCGGTACAAGGGTCACGTCACCGCCTACGACTCGCCGATCTACATCGCCGACGCCGCCCTCTACCTCAAGGCCACCAAGCCCGAGTTGCAGATCAAGGACCCCTACGCCCTCGACCAGAAGCAGTTCGACGCGGCAGTGGCCCTGCTCAAGGAGCAGAACAAGAACGTCGGCGAGTACTGGAGCGACTACCTCAAGGAGGTCTCCGCCTTCAAGAGCGGCGACTCGGTCGTCGGCACCACCTGGCAGGTCATCGCGAACCTCGCCGCCTCCGAGGGCGCCAAGGTCAAGGCACTGGTGCCCAAGGAGGGTTCCACCGGCTGGTCCGACACCTGGATGGTCTACAGCAAGGCCAAGCACCCCAACTGCGCCTACAGGTGGCTGAACTGGATCGTCTCCCCCAAGGTCAACGCCCAGGTGGCCGAGTACTTCGGCGAGGCACCCGCCAACTCCAAGGCCTGCGCCGAGACCAGCGACAAGAACTTCTGCACCGTCTACCACGCGGCCGACGAGAGCTACTGGAAGAAGATCGCCTTCTGGAACACGCCCATCGAGCAGTGTCTGGACGGCCGCAAGGACGTCAAGTGCGTGCCGTACGCCAAGTGGGTGCAGGCCTGGACCGAGATCAAGGGCTGA